A region of the Desulfolucanica intricata genome:
TCTAGAACAAATCCTGCTAAAAGAAATTCGAGGTCGTGAAAAGAGGAAACTGGAAAAAAGGCTAAAACAAGCTTGTTTTCCAGAATATAAAACATTAGATGAATTTAACTTGGAAGAACAGCAGACACTCAGCCGACAACAATTTAATCAGCTAAAAGAACTGTCCTGGTTGGAAAAAGGCTTCAATCTTATATTTTTAGGAGCTCCCGGCGTTGGGAAGTCGCATATCTCAATTGGTCTAGGAATAGAAGCTATAAACAGCGGTTATAAAGTAAGGTTTATATCTTTGGCCGATTTAATCCACACGCTGAAAACCCAAGAAATCTCAAGTATATCACGAAACAGCATCAAACGGATAGTTGATTCTGATTTAGTCATCAT
Encoded here:
- the istB gene encoding IS21-like element helper ATPase IstB: MDSYIENTMSLLKTVNLRHAAEALSELIEQSIEQSQSREKFLEQILLKEIRGREKRKLEKRLKQACFPEYKTLDEFNLEEQQTLSRQQFNQLKELSWLEKGFNLIFLGAPGVGKSHISIGLGIEAINSGYKVRFISLADLIHTLKTQEISSISRNSIKRIVDSDLVIIDDLMFMAMEKNEANLFFQLVNKLYGQTSIIITSNKGPEDWGELLGDPAITTAILDRLVHKCEIINIYDKDSYRMKHRQRIFTD